A part of Brachybacterium faecium DSM 4810 genomic DNA contains:
- a CDS encoding Na+/H+ antiporter NhaA (PFAM: Na+/H+ antiporter 1~TIGRFAM: Na+/H+ antiporter NhaA) produces the protein MTSPSPAVLEHGTFRTRHPLEEWVTRAIPGGGLLLLATVLALLLANTPASDLYFTVRDAHLGLDLGPLSLDLSIGHWASDGLLAVFFFLAGLELKQEFVVGDLRSPSKALVPIAAAFGGVAVPALLYALVNLGGPSGSLGGWAIPAATDIAFAIAILALLGSSLPTALRTFLLTLAIVDDLIAITIIAVFYTSDLRLWFLAVALLPMAAFWWLTNRREAWFKKHYWTAWVLLLPLALLTWALFLNSGVHATIAGVVLAFLVPTRGISEYGRQHSLSHTLEHRLRPFSSAVAVPLFAFFSAGVAVGGVSGLLEAWQSTVALGIIVGLVIGKIIGIVGTAFVLTKFTGATLDPTLRWLDMIGMAAVAGIGFTVSLLVSELSFVSGDPMYDWAKVGVLTASTLAAVLGALILVPRNRLYARQQRDSGAGPDGLDRGRGWGDDG, from the coding sequence ATGACCTCCCCCTCGCCCGCCGTCCTCGAGCACGGCACCTTCCGCACCCGGCACCCCCTGGAGGAGTGGGTCACCCGGGCGATCCCCGGCGGTGGACTGCTGCTGCTGGCCACGGTGCTCGCCCTGCTGCTGGCCAACACCCCGGCGTCGGACCTCTACTTCACGGTGCGCGACGCGCACCTCGGGCTGGACCTCGGGCCGCTCTCCCTCGACCTCTCCATCGGGCACTGGGCCTCCGACGGGCTGCTGGCGGTGTTCTTCTTCCTCGCCGGGCTCGAGCTCAAGCAGGAGTTCGTGGTGGGCGACCTGCGCTCCCCCTCGAAGGCGCTGGTGCCGATCGCGGCGGCCTTCGGCGGTGTCGCCGTGCCGGCGCTGCTGTACGCCCTCGTCAACCTCGGCGGGCCCTCCGGCTCCCTCGGCGGCTGGGCGATCCCCGCGGCGACCGACATCGCCTTCGCCATCGCGATCCTGGCGCTGCTCGGCTCGAGCCTGCCCACCGCGCTGCGCACCTTCCTGCTCACCCTCGCGATCGTCGATGACCTCATCGCGATCACGATCATCGCGGTCTTCTACACCTCGGACCTGCGGCTGTGGTTCCTCGCCGTGGCCCTGCTGCCGATGGCCGCGTTCTGGTGGCTGACCAACCGGCGCGAGGCCTGGTTCAAGAAGCACTACTGGACCGCCTGGGTGCTGCTGCTCCCGCTGGCGCTCCTCACCTGGGCGCTGTTCCTCAACTCCGGCGTGCACGCCACGATCGCGGGTGTGGTGCTCGCCTTCCTCGTGCCCACCCGCGGGATCTCCGAGTACGGCCGGCAGCATTCCCTCTCCCACACGCTCGAGCACCGGCTGCGCCCCTTCTCGAGCGCCGTCGCGGTGCCGCTCTTCGCGTTCTTCAGCGCGGGGGTGGCCGTCGGCGGGGTCTCGGGCCTGCTGGAGGCGTGGCAGTCCACGGTCGCGCTCGGCATCATCGTCGGCCTGGTGATCGGCAAGATCATCGGCATCGTGGGCACCGCGTTCGTGCTCACGAAGTTCACCGGTGCGACGCTCGATCCCACGCTGCGCTGGCTGGACATGATCGGCATGGCGGCGGTGGCCGGGATCGGCTTCACGGTCTCGCTGCTGGTCTCGGAGCTGAGCTTCGTCAGCGGCGATCCGATGTACGACTGGGCGAAGGTGGGCGTGCTGACCGCTTCGACCCTCGCGGCCGTGCTCGGCGCGCTGATCCTCGTGCCGCGCAACCGGCTCTACGCCCGGCAGCAGCGGGACTCGGGCGCCGGGCCCGACGGTCTCGATCGCGGGCGCGGCTGGGGCGACGACGGCTGA
- a CDS encoding predicted phosphatase (PFAM: Bacterial protein of unknown function (DUF839)~TIGRFAM: LPXTG-motif cell wall anchor domain), whose translation MALIDLPLLMKHAVRGKRSAVTCALKCGNQCALGPCNRTETSSFTDIASTAISRRMLLGGTTAVAIAVAGTQGAVAAPGAPAAPGAPARGPLPALAPGGTPLDFAAIAPVDAEVDEFTVPEGFEWHPVITWGDPLFSDVPEFDWDNQTAEAQKGQFGYNNDYTEIQEIPGSDGLRAVMFCNHEYDNANIMLPPDTSHEDVVTISMAAHGLTVVELERESREHPYSYVIDGELNRRFTFDTDFEFTGPARGSELLVTGTSSDGVTVKGTMSNCAGGLTPWGTLLSGEENFHQYFQGNGGEEQARYGVGDETARRWYDVEPRFDTTNEGFENEPNLFGYIIEVDPWDPTSTPKKHTSLGRFKHEGANVRLAEDGRAIAYSGDDEVFDYLYKFVSRDTYIEGDRAHNMTLLEEGDLFVARFDGNSPSAEIDGSGGVPADGAFDGGGEWLPLVLDGESQVPGFSVEEVLVNTRLAADVLHPTKMDRPEDVEPSPATGLVYIALTKNSDRGTEGEAPVDEANPRAENRDGHVIELDELDDATSTEFGWRILLLCGDPEQNETTYFSGFPPEQVSPISCPDNLAFDSVGNLWISTDGQPGGIGKNDGLFRVTLEGEARGRVEQFLSVPRDAETCGPVIRDEDRTAFVAVQHPGENGEWGAHTSFFPEYEQTGPKPCIVQVLPALAEPDPEPEPTPDPDPEPAPDPEPTPDPDPAPSLAPEPTPEPSPTTAPQPSDGGGAGGDTGTGTGTGGGPGGDTGGGPSTGDHSDRGDRGDLARTGVGALAPAAVAAGLLGAGGALVASRRRAGADAPAAGEEPAQSPETDEEL comes from the coding sequence ATGGCCCTGATCGACCTCCCGCTCCTCATGAAGCACGCCGTGCGGGGCAAGCGCTCCGCGGTGACCTGCGCGCTCAAGTGCGGCAACCAGTGCGCCCTCGGCCCGTGCAACCGCACCGAGACCTCGTCGTTCACCGACATCGCCTCCACCGCGATCTCCCGCCGGATGCTCCTCGGCGGCACCACGGCCGTCGCGATCGCCGTGGCCGGCACCCAGGGCGCGGTCGCCGCCCCCGGCGCCCCCGCTGCGCCCGGCGCCCCTGCGCGCGGACCGCTCCCGGCCCTCGCCCCGGGCGGCACGCCGCTCGACTTCGCCGCCATCGCGCCGGTCGACGCGGAGGTCGACGAGTTCACGGTGCCCGAGGGCTTCGAGTGGCACCCGGTCATCACATGGGGCGATCCCCTCTTCTCGGACGTCCCGGAGTTCGACTGGGACAACCAGACCGCGGAGGCGCAGAAGGGGCAGTTCGGCTACAACAACGACTACACCGAGATCCAGGAGATCCCGGGCAGCGACGGGCTGCGCGCCGTCATGTTCTGCAACCACGAGTACGACAACGCGAACATCATGCTCCCGCCGGACACCTCCCACGAGGACGTGGTCACGATCTCCATGGCCGCCCACGGCCTGACCGTCGTCGAGCTCGAGCGCGAGTCCCGCGAGCATCCCTACTCCTACGTGATCGACGGCGAGCTGAACCGCCGCTTCACCTTCGACACCGACTTCGAGTTCACCGGCCCGGCGCGCGGCTCGGAGCTGCTCGTCACGGGGACCAGCTCGGACGGCGTCACCGTCAAGGGCACGATGAGCAACTGCGCCGGCGGCCTCACCCCCTGGGGCACGCTCCTCTCCGGCGAGGAGAACTTCCACCAGTACTTCCAGGGCAACGGCGGCGAGGAGCAGGCCCGCTACGGCGTCGGCGACGAGACCGCGCGCCGCTGGTACGACGTCGAGCCCCGGTTCGACACGACCAACGAGGGCTTCGAGAACGAGCCGAACCTCTTCGGCTACATCATCGAGGTCGATCCGTGGGATCCCACCTCCACCCCGAAGAAGCACACCTCGCTGGGGCGCTTCAAGCATGAGGGCGCGAACGTCCGCCTCGCCGAGGACGGCCGTGCGATCGCCTATTCCGGGGACGACGAGGTGTTCGACTACCTCTACAAGTTCGTCTCCCGCGACACCTACATCGAGGGCGACCGGGCCCACAACATGACGCTCCTCGAGGAGGGCGACCTCTTCGTCGCCCGCTTCGACGGGAACTCCCCGTCGGCCGAGATCGACGGCTCCGGCGGCGTCCCGGCCGACGGCGCCTTCGACGGCGGCGGCGAGTGGCTGCCGCTCGTCCTCGACGGCGAGTCCCAGGTCCCCGGCTTCTCCGTCGAGGAGGTGCTGGTGAACACGCGCCTCGCGGCCGACGTCCTCCACCCCACGAAGATGGACCGCCCCGAGGACGTCGAGCCCTCCCCGGCGACGGGCCTGGTCTACATCGCGCTCACCAAGAACAGCGACCGCGGCACCGAGGGCGAGGCCCCGGTCGACGAGGCGAACCCGCGCGCCGAGAACCGCGACGGGCACGTGATCGAGCTGGACGAGCTCGACGATGCGACGTCGACCGAGTTCGGCTGGCGGATCCTGCTGCTGTGCGGCGATCCGGAGCAGAACGAGACCACCTACTTCTCCGGCTTCCCGCCGGAGCAGGTCTCGCCGATCTCCTGCCCCGACAACCTGGCCTTCGACTCGGTGGGCAACCTGTGGATCTCCACCGACGGCCAGCCCGGCGGGATCGGCAAGAACGACGGCCTCTTCCGCGTGACCCTCGAGGGGGAGGCCCGCGGCCGCGTCGAGCAGTTCCTCTCCGTGCCGCGCGACGCCGAGACCTGCGGACCGGTCATCCGGGACGAGGATCGCACCGCCTTCGTGGCCGTGCAGCACCCGGGGGAGAACGGGGAGTGGGGAGCCCACACCTCCTTCTTCCCGGAGTACGAGCAGACCGGGCCGAAGCCGTGCATCGTCCAGGTCCTGCCCGCCCTCGCAGAGCCGGACCCCGAGCCGGAGCCCACCCCGGACCCGGACCCGGAACCCGCCCCGGATCCCGAGCCCACGCCCGATCCGGATCCGGCGCCGAGCCTCGCGCCCGAGCCGACGCCCGAGCCGTCCCCGACCACCGCGCCGCAGCCCAGCGACGGCGGCGGCGCCGGGGGTGACACCGGCACCGGCACGGGCACCGGAGGCGGCCCGGGCGGGGACACCGGAGGCGGGCCGTCGACCGGAGACCACAGCGACCGCGGAGACCGCGGAGACCTCGCGCGCACCGGCGTCGGCGCGCTCGCCCCGGCCGCCGTGGCCGCGGGGTTGCTCGGCGCCGGAGGGGCGCTCGTCGCCTCCCGCCGGCGCGCGGGCGCGGACGCCCCGGCCGCGGGCGAGGAGCCGGCGCAGTCCCCGGAGACGGACGAGGAGCTCTGA
- a CDS encoding universal stress protein UspA-like protein (PFAM: Universal stress protein family), producing the protein MSTVLLAYVPSATSEAAFEFAVQEARRRDAALLVLASERAPDPRKARDVTDRRPLEERLAETGLEFELRTVPKRDDPADDILDAVEHDGAALVVLGIRKRTPIGKILLGSTSQRVAIESPVPVVLVKPEGFVPPTRF; encoded by the coding sequence ATGTCCACCGTTCTGCTGGCCTATGTCCCCAGTGCGACCAGCGAGGCCGCCTTCGAGTTCGCGGTGCAGGAGGCGAGGCGCCGCGATGCCGCGCTGCTCGTCCTCGCCTCCGAGCGGGCTCCCGATCCGCGCAAGGCGCGCGACGTGACGGACCGGCGCCCGCTCGAGGAGCGCCTGGCGGAGACCGGGCTCGAGTTCGAGCTGCGCACGGTCCCCAAGCGCGACGACCCCGCCGACGACATCCTCGACGCCGTCGAGCACGACGGCGCGGCGCTCGTGGTGCTCGGCATCCGCAAGCGCACCCCGATCGGGAAGATCCTGCTGGGCTCGACCTCCCAGCGGGTGGCGATCGAGAGCCCGGTGCCGGTGGTGCTGGTCAAGCCCGAGGGGTTCGTGCCGCCCACGCGGTTCTGA
- a CDS encoding amino acid transporter (PFAM: Amino acid permease), protein MSESHDTAPVATDPDVPDDQPALKKAITPKLLLLFIVGDILGTGVYSLTGKVAGEVGGAGWVPIIIAFAVAMVSALSYVEMVTKYPQAAGAALYVHKAFGIHFLTFMVTFAVLSSGVTSAATSAIFLSENVLKAFALEEPLGAAASPVATGIALFFLALVALINLRGVAESVKANVVLTLIELSGLSLVIVVGFYALGRGQADLSRVVLFETQDDKSVFMAVIGATALAFFSMVGFEDSVNMAEETVDPVKNFPRALIAGLSITGVIYVLISILAVAVVPIGQLTDSTTPLLEVVKVGAPSIPIDTIFAFISIFAVANTVLINMMMASRLLYGMAKQGVLPGFLRGVLRSRRTPWAGILFSTALAFALVLSVRYVLAEETIAALGGTTALLLLAVFGLVNVSVLVLRSDRVEVRHFRTPTALPVIGALTSLALVSPLAQPVQNYVIGGGLLAIGLLLFVITWFYNSAVKARRTRFRHPDDLR, encoded by the coding sequence ATGAGCGAGTCCCACGACACCGCTCCTGTCGCCACCGACCCCGACGTGCCCGACGACCAGCCGGCGCTGAAGAAGGCGATCACCCCCAAGCTGCTGCTGCTGTTCATCGTCGGCGACATCCTGGGCACCGGCGTCTACTCGCTGACCGGCAAGGTCGCCGGCGAGGTGGGCGGTGCGGGATGGGTGCCGATCATCATCGCGTTCGCCGTCGCGATGGTCTCGGCGCTGTCCTACGTCGAGATGGTCACGAAGTACCCGCAGGCCGCGGGGGCGGCGCTGTACGTGCACAAGGCCTTCGGCATCCACTTCCTGACCTTCATGGTCACCTTCGCCGTGCTCTCCTCGGGCGTCACCTCGGCCGCCACCAGCGCGATCTTCCTCTCCGAGAACGTGCTCAAGGCCTTCGCGCTGGAGGAGCCGCTGGGCGCCGCGGCGAGCCCCGTCGCGACCGGCATCGCGCTGTTCTTCCTCGCGCTCGTGGCGCTGATCAACCTGCGCGGCGTCGCCGAGTCGGTGAAGGCGAACGTGGTGCTCACCCTCATCGAGCTGTCCGGCCTCTCGCTCGTGATCGTGGTGGGCTTCTACGCCCTGGGCCGCGGGCAGGCGGACCTCTCGCGCGTGGTGCTCTTCGAGACGCAGGACGACAAGAGCGTGTTCATGGCCGTCATCGGCGCGACCGCCCTGGCGTTCTTCTCGATGGTGGGCTTCGAGGACTCGGTGAACATGGCCGAGGAGACCGTGGACCCGGTGAAGAACTTCCCCCGCGCGCTCATCGCGGGCCTGTCGATCACGGGCGTGATCTACGTGCTGATCTCGATCCTCGCCGTCGCCGTGGTGCCGATCGGGCAGCTCACGGACTCCACCACCCCGCTGCTCGAGGTGGTGAAGGTGGGGGCGCCCAGCATCCCGATCGACACGATCTTCGCGTTCATCTCGATCTTCGCCGTGGCCAACACGGTGCTGATCAACATGATGATGGCCTCCCGCCTGCTGTACGGCATGGCCAAGCAGGGCGTGCTGCCCGGCTTCCTGCGGGGCGTGCTGCGCAGCCGTCGCACCCCGTGGGCGGGCATCCTCTTCTCCACCGCGCTCGCCTTCGCGCTGGTGCTGTCGGTGCGCTACGTGCTCGCCGAGGAGACGATCGCCGCGCTGGGCGGCACCACCGCGCTGCTGCTGCTGGCGGTGTTCGGCCTGGTGAACGTCTCCGTGCTCGTGCTGCGCAGCGACAGGGTCGAGGTGCGCCATTTCCGCACCCCCACCGCGCTGCCGGTGATCGGTGCGCTCACGTCCCTCGCGCTCGTGTCCCCGCTCGCCCAGCCGGTGCAGAACTACGTGATCGGCGGCGGCCTGCTCGCGATCGGTCTGCTGCTGTTCGTGATCACCTGGTTCTACAACAGCGCCGTGAAGGCCCGACGCACCCGTTTCCGCCACCCCGACGACCTGCGCTGA
- a CDS encoding drug resistance transporter, EmrB/QacA subfamily (PFAM: Major Facilitator Superfamily~TIGRFAM: drug resistance transporter, EmrB/QacA subfamily), with amino-acid sequence MTTPSPSHRRAPASTVAPSDAARPAPPADADPSHDPHRWKALGVLAAGLALIVIDGSIVAVSLPTIIGELSLDLTDAQWVTTSYAVVLSALLLVAGRLGDRIGRRRLLVVGVGLFVLASVLAALAASGAALITARLLQGVGGALILPSTLSSVNATFRGRERAAAFGVWGAVMAGAAALGPLLGGWLTSSFSWPWIFLVNVPVGIAVIVGAVAWVRESRERHEIPGLDVLGAVLSAFALGLLVFGIIEATTLGWWREKAPLTVGGRDLHGPAGLSLSPLLLAVGALLLAAFVLWERRRALRGKAVLLDLTLFRLPAFAWGNLTAGAVAVGEFGLLFVLPLYLVDVQGLGTLEAGLVLAAMAGGAFLSGTLARHLAAAIGAPGTVLVGLGAEVLAVGALALALRPESPVLLIVGLLVPYGLGLGLASAQLTSTVLAPVPPEQSGQGSATQSTVRQLGTALGTAVAGALLAAGLAARTGALEGEAAQLGAQLTASSGSILPQLRAEGMDPRILDQLDLVFTDGTRIAMSGAAMFLLLGLVGAVAVRRAARSAPTEGDDAAE; translated from the coding sequence ATGACGACTCCGAGCCCTTCGCACCGCAGGGCGCCGGCGTCCACCGTCGCCCCGTCGGACGCCGCCCGCCCCGCTCCTCCCGCCGACGCCGATCCCTCGCACGACCCGCACCGCTGGAAGGCCCTGGGCGTGCTCGCCGCCGGCCTCGCGCTGATCGTCATCGACGGCTCGATCGTCGCGGTCTCCCTGCCCACGATCATCGGCGAGCTCTCCCTGGACCTCACCGACGCCCAGTGGGTCACCACCAGCTACGCCGTGGTCCTCTCGGCGCTGCTGCTGGTCGCGGGGCGGCTCGGCGACCGGATCGGGCGGCGGCGCCTGCTCGTCGTGGGCGTGGGCCTGTTCGTCCTCGCCTCCGTGCTGGCCGCCCTCGCCGCCTCCGGGGCCGCGCTCATCACGGCCCGCCTGCTGCAGGGGGTGGGCGGCGCGCTCATCCTCCCCTCGACCCTCTCGAGCGTGAACGCGACCTTCCGCGGCCGGGAGCGGGCGGCGGCCTTCGGGGTGTGGGGCGCGGTGATGGCCGGTGCCGCCGCGCTCGGCCCGCTGCTCGGCGGCTGGCTGACCAGCTCCTTCTCCTGGCCGTGGATCTTCCTGGTCAACGTGCCGGTGGGGATCGCGGTGATCGTCGGCGCCGTGGCCTGGGTGCGGGAGAGCCGGGAGCGGCACGAGATCCCCGGGCTGGACGTGCTCGGCGCCGTGCTCAGCGCCTTCGCGCTCGGGCTGCTCGTGTTCGGGATCATCGAGGCGACCACCCTCGGCTGGTGGCGCGAGAAGGCTCCGCTGACCGTCGGCGGGCGCGACCTCCACGGCCCCGCCGGACTGTCCCTCAGCCCGCTGCTGCTGGCCGTCGGCGCGCTCCTGCTCGCCGCCTTCGTGCTGTGGGAGCGGCGCCGCGCCCTGCGCGGGAAGGCGGTGCTGCTGGACCTCACGCTGTTCCGGCTGCCCGCCTTCGCCTGGGGCAACCTCACCGCGGGCGCCGTGGCGGTGGGGGAGTTCGGGCTGCTGTTCGTGCTGCCGCTCTACCTCGTCGACGTGCAGGGCCTCGGCACCCTCGAGGCCGGTCTCGTGCTCGCCGCGATGGCCGGCGGCGCGTTCCTCTCGGGCACCCTCGCCCGGCACCTCGCCGCCGCGATCGGCGCCCCGGGGACCGTGCTGGTGGGGCTCGGCGCCGAGGTCCTCGCGGTGGGGGCGCTCGCCCTCGCGCTGCGGCCGGAGTCCCCCGTGCTGCTGATCGTGGGCCTCCTGGTCCCGTACGGGCTCGGCCTGGGCCTCGCCTCGGCGCAGCTGACCTCGACCGTGCTCGCGCCGGTCCCGCCCGAGCAGTCCGGGCAGGGCTCGGCCACGCAGTCCACGGTGCGCCAGCTCGGCACGGCGCTCGGCACCGCCGTGGCCGGTGCCCTGCTCGCCGCCGGGCTCGCCGCCCGCACCGGCGCGCTCGAGGGCGAGGCGGCGCAGCTCGGTGCGCAGCTCACCGCCTCCTCCGGCTCGATCCTCCCGCAGCTGCGGGCGGAGGGCATGGACCCGAGGATCCTCGACCAGCTGGATCTGGTGTTCACCGACGGGACCCGCATCGCGATGTCCGGCGCGGCGATGTTCCTGCTGCTGGGGCTGGTGGGAGCGGTCGCGGTGCGGCGTGCGGCCCGGTCCGCGCCGACGGAGGGCGACGACGCCGCGGAGTGA
- a CDS encoding aldo/keto reductase, diketogulonate reductase (PFAM: Aldo/keto reductase family) produces MTASHPDVPTIPFHDGHTIPQLGYGVFKVEPDIAADVTAQALAAGYRHIDTAKIYGNEEGVGRAIADSGIPREELFVTTKLWNDAHAFDDAIAACEASLERLGLDHVDLYLTHWAVPSQGQYVEAWKALIELQKRGLTRSIGVSNHPLPQLTEIIEATSVVPAIHQIELHPYFQQRELREAHGEHGILTQSWGPLGQGKSDLLENDAITSIAAAHDASPAQVVLAWHLAHGIVTIPKSVTPARIVENLAAAELTLTSEEIAAIDELDRPDGRGGADPAAKTA; encoded by the coding sequence ATGACTGCATCGCACCCCGACGTGCCGACCATCCCCTTCCACGACGGCCACACGATCCCGCAGCTCGGCTACGGCGTGTTCAAGGTCGAGCCGGATATCGCCGCCGATGTCACCGCCCAGGCCCTCGCCGCCGGGTACCGCCACATCGACACCGCGAAGATCTACGGCAACGAGGAGGGCGTGGGCCGCGCGATCGCCGACTCCGGCATCCCGCGCGAGGAGCTCTTCGTGACCACCAAGCTGTGGAACGACGCGCACGCCTTCGACGACGCGATCGCCGCGTGCGAGGCCTCCCTCGAGCGGCTCGGCCTGGACCACGTCGACCTCTACCTCACGCACTGGGCAGTGCCCTCGCAGGGCCAGTACGTCGAGGCATGGAAGGCGCTCATCGAGCTGCAGAAGCGCGGGCTGACCCGCTCCATCGGCGTCTCGAACCACCCGCTGCCCCAGCTCACCGAGATCATCGAGGCGACCTCCGTGGTGCCCGCGATCCACCAGATCGAGCTGCACCCCTACTTCCAGCAGCGCGAGCTGCGCGAGGCCCATGGCGAGCACGGCATCCTCACCCAGTCGTGGGGGCCGCTCGGACAGGGCAAGTCCGATCTGCTCGAGAACGACGCGATCACCTCGATCGCCGCGGCCCACGACGCCTCGCCCGCGCAGGTGGTGCTCGCCTGGCACCTCGCCCACGGCATCGTCACCATCCCGAAGTCGGTGACGCCCGCGCGCATCGTGGAGAACCTCGCCGCGGCGGAGCTGACGCTGACCTCCGAGGAGATCGCCGCGATCGACGAGCTGGACCGCCCCGACGGCCGCGGCGGCGCGGATCCGGCGGCCAAGACCGCCTGA
- a CDS encoding ABC-type enterochelin transport system, ATPase component (PFAM: ABC transporter), producing the protein MITIDAVRKQYTSATETVEIGPVTVEIPSGGVTALVGPNGAGKSTLLTMAGRLLGIDDGAIEVAGYDIASTASKDLAKILSVLRQENHFITRLTVRQLVGFGRFPYSKGRLTRLDEQKISEAIDFLNLDELEDRYLDQLSGGQRQRAYVAMVLAQDTEYVLLDEPLNNLDMRHSVQMMGRLRDAARELDRTIVVVLHDINFAAHYADHIIAMKEGGVVEAGPVGEIMNGDVLSRVFDTPVQVIDGPTGPLAVYY; encoded by the coding sequence GTGATCACCATCGACGCGGTGCGGAAGCAGTACACATCGGCCACCGAGACGGTCGAGATCGGGCCGGTGACCGTCGAGATCCCCTCCGGCGGCGTCACCGCCCTGGTGGGGCCCAACGGGGCCGGGAAGTCGACCCTGCTCACGATGGCGGGCCGGCTGCTGGGGATCGACGACGGCGCGATCGAGGTGGCCGGCTACGACATCGCCTCGACCGCCTCGAAGGACCTCGCCAAGATCCTCTCGGTGCTGCGCCAGGAGAACCACTTCATCACCCGGCTCACGGTGCGCCAGCTGGTGGGCTTCGGCCGCTTCCCCTACTCGAAGGGGCGCCTCACCCGGCTCGACGAGCAGAAGATCTCCGAGGCGATCGACTTCCTGAACCTCGACGAGCTCGAGGACCGCTATCTCGACCAGCTCTCCGGCGGCCAGCGCCAGCGCGCCTACGTGGCGATGGTGCTCGCCCAGGACACCGAGTACGTGCTGCTGGACGAGCCGCTGAACAACCTCGACATGCGCCACAGCGTGCAGATGATGGGCCGCCTGCGCGACGCGGCCCGCGAGCTGGACCGCACGATCGTGGTGGTGCTGCACGACATCAACTTCGCGGCCCACTACGCGGACCACATCATCGCGATGAAGGAGGGCGGCGTGGTCGAGGCCGGCCCTGTCGGCGAGATCATGAACGGCGACGTGCTCAGCCGCGTCTTCGACACCCCGGTGCAGGTCATCGACGGCCCGACGGGACCGCTCGCGGTCTACTACTGA